One window of Sphingomonas sp. KC8 genomic DNA carries:
- a CDS encoding aspartate carbamoyltransferase catalytic subunit: MPPNSHPFPHRHLTGIYGLQPWEIAFLLDEAEQWIAMNRGTAAKHDDRLAGLTLINAFFENSTRTLLSFEIAGKRLGADVVNMQVAQSSVKKGETLIDTAVTLNAMRADVIVIRHESSGAVQLIADKVDCPVLNAGDGRHEHPTQALLDALTIRRRKGRIDGLRVAICGDVLHSRVARSNILALTALNAEVRVIAPPTLMPTAIERMGVKAYTDFDAGLDGADVVMMLRLQRERMAGGFVPSPREYHALYGLTPERLERAAPDALVMHPGPMNRGVEIASSVADDPHRSAITEQVEMGVAVRMACLDVLTRARRGVPGWN, encoded by the coding sequence ATGCCGCCAAATTCACACCCCTTTCCGCACCGTCACCTGACGGGCATTTATGGCCTGCAACCATGGGAGATCGCCTTTCTCCTCGATGAGGCCGAACAATGGATCGCCATGAACCGCGGCACCGCCGCCAAGCATGACGACCGGCTGGCCGGGCTAACCCTGATCAACGCCTTCTTCGAAAACAGCACGCGCACGCTGTTGTCGTTCGAAATCGCCGGCAAGCGGCTGGGCGCGGACGTGGTGAACATGCAGGTCGCCCAGTCCAGCGTGAAGAAGGGCGAAACGCTGATCGACACGGCGGTGACGCTGAACGCGATGCGCGCCGACGTGATCGTCATCCGCCACGAATCATCGGGCGCGGTGCAACTGATCGCCGACAAGGTGGATTGCCCGGTGCTCAATGCCGGCGATGGCCGCCACGAACATCCGACGCAGGCGCTGCTCGATGCGCTGACCATCCGCCGCCGCAAGGGCCGGATCGATGGCTTGCGCGTCGCGATCTGCGGCGATGTGCTCCACAGCCGCGTCGCGCGCTCCAACATATTGGCGCTGACCGCGCTGAACGCCGAAGTGCGCGTGATCGCGCCGCCGACGCTGATGCCCACCGCGATCGAACGGATGGGCGTGAAGGCTTACACTGATTTCGATGCCGGACTGGACGGTGCCGACGTGGTGATGATGCTGCGGCTGCAGCGTGAACGGATGGCGGGCGGCTTCGTCCCCTCCCCCCGCGAATATCATGCGCTGTACGGGCTGACCCCGGAACGGCTGGAACGCGCCGCGCCCGATGCGCTGGTGATGCACCCCGGCCCGATGAACCGGGGCGTGGAAATCGCATCGTCGGTGGCGGATGATCCCCACCGTTCCGCGATCACCGAACAGGTGGAAATGGGTGTCGCCGTGCGCATGGCCTGCCTTGATGTGTTGACCCGCGCGCGCCGGGGAGTGCCGGGATGGAACTGA
- a CDS encoding transglycosylase domain-containing protein — MMRDDDPYDRDPPETGGDHRASAPPASPDGSPTAGPRPFWKRWPFWKRVMQAGAVVFVLLIAWLTVTAPLSRSLRPIAPPSITLLSSDGKAIARKGAIIDRPVVIADLPKHVPQAFMGIEDRRFYSHWGIDPRGIARAAWRNTVAGGVREGGSTITQQLAKVAFLDSDRTAARKLREVLIAFWLEARLSKDEILARYLSNVYFGDNVYGLRAASLHYFNRQPEKLTVGQAAMLAGLLKAPSRLSPTDNLKGARARQKVVIAAMADAGFLTAEQAANVAPAKLNVRPLRTLPSGTYFADWALPAARDNAGAVYAEQEVTTTLDSRVQRAAEAAVRRAGLGKAQVALVAMRPDGSVVAMVGGKNYAASPFNRATQARRQPGSTFKLFVYLAALREGMTPDTLIDDAPIKVGDWSPANSDGRYRGKITLREAFARSSNVAAVRIAHQVGMDKVIRAARDLGITSPLAVDDATLALGTSGVTLTELTAAYAAVAANAYPVKPHALPEGEKSWYDAFWDRPRKIDPEMHAMLLDLLGAAVREGTGRSATLAIDAFGKTGTTQDNRDAIFVGFSGDLVAAVWVGNDDNSPLGGIAGGGLPARIWRDFMSRVVDGAAAPRVEREPVAEPDPEPIVAIESDGNGPVLDVSGAIGNVDMGLRVGPDGVVVSATPANGGNGPADTSRRPAPATLPPDPPREPAPADQP, encoded by the coding sequence ATGATGCGCGACGACGATCCTTACGACCGCGATCCCCCCGAAACGGGCGGCGATCACCGCGCATCCGCGCCGCCCGCTTCACCGGACGGTTCGCCCACGGCTGGCCCGCGCCCTTTCTGGAAACGCTGGCCGTTCTGGAAACGGGTGATGCAGGCGGGCGCCGTAGTCTTCGTCCTGCTGATAGCGTGGCTGACGGTTACCGCGCCGCTTTCGCGATCGCTGCGCCCCATCGCCCCGCCGAGCATCACCCTGCTATCCAGCGACGGCAAGGCGATCGCCCGCAAGGGCGCGATCATCGACCGGCCGGTGGTGATCGCCGACCTGCCGAAACATGTGCCGCAGGCGTTCATGGGGATCGAGGACCGACGATTCTACAGCCATTGGGGGATCGACCCGCGCGGCATCGCCCGGGCCGCATGGCGCAACACGGTGGCCGGTGGCGTGCGCGAAGGCGGCAGCACGATCACCCAGCAACTCGCCAAGGTCGCTTTCCTCGATTCGGACAGGACGGCCGCGCGCAAACTGCGCGAGGTGCTCATCGCCTTCTGGCTGGAAGCGCGGTTGTCGAAGGACGAGATCCTCGCGCGCTATCTGTCCAACGTCTATTTCGGCGACAACGTATATGGCCTGCGCGCCGCATCCCTCCATTATTTCAATCGCCAGCCGGAAAAGCTGACGGTCGGGCAAGCGGCGATGCTGGCCGGGCTGCTGAAAGCCCCGTCGCGCCTGTCGCCCACCGATAATCTGAAGGGCGCCCGTGCCCGGCAGAAGGTGGTGATCGCGGCGATGGCCGACGCCGGTTTCCTGACAGCGGAACAGGCGGCCAATGTCGCGCCCGCCAAGCTCAATGTCCGGCCGCTGCGCACATTGCCCAGCGGCACTTACTTCGCCGATTGGGCGCTGCCCGCCGCACGCGACAATGCCGGCGCGGTCTATGCCGAACAGGAAGTGACCACCACGCTGGACAGCCGCGTCCAGCGCGCCGCCGAAGCGGCCGTACGCCGCGCCGGCCTCGGCAAGGCGCAGGTAGCGCTGGTGGCAATGCGCCCCGACGGCAGCGTCGTCGCGATGGTCGGCGGCAAGAATTATGCGGCCAGCCCGTTCAACCGCGCCACCCAGGCGCGCCGGCAGCCGGGATCGACGTTCAAGCTGTTCGTCTATCTGGCGGCGCTGCGCGAAGGGATGACGCCGGATACGCTGATCGACGATGCACCGATCAAGGTGGGTGACTGGTCCCCCGCCAACAGCGACGGGCGTTATCGCGGCAAGATCACCCTGCGCGAGGCATTCGCCCGGTCGAGCAATGTCGCGGCCGTGCGGATCGCGCATCAGGTGGGGATGGACAAGGTGATCCGCGCCGCGCGCGACCTGGGCATCACCAGCCCGCTGGCCGTTGACGATGCCACGCTGGCGCTGGGCACATCGGGCGTGACGCTGACCGAACTGACCGCCGCTTATGCCGCCGTCGCCGCCAACGCCTATCCGGTGAAGCCCCACGCTTTGCCCGAAGGCGAAAAGAGCTGGTACGATGCGTTCTGGGATCGACCACGCAAGATCGACCCGGAAATGCACGCCATGCTGCTCGACCTGCTGGGCGCGGCGGTGCGCGAAGGCACCGGCCGTTCGGCGACACTGGCGATCGACGCGTTCGGCAAGACCGGCACGACGCAGGACAATCGCGACGCGATCTTCGTCGGCTTTTCGGGCGATCTGGTCGCCGCCGTGTGGGTGGGCAATGACGATAACAGCCCGCTGGGGGGGATTGCCGGTGGCGGCCTGCCCGCGCGCATCTGGCGCGATTTCATGAGCCGGGTGGTGGATGGCGCCGCCGCCCCGCGCGTCGAACGCGAACCGGTGGCGGAACCTGATCCCGAACCCATCGTCGCGATCGAAAGCGACGGCAACGGCCCCGTGCTCGACGTCAGCGGCGCGATCGGCAACGTCGACATGGGCCTGCGCGTTGGCCCGGACGGCGTGGTGGTATCCGCCACGCCCGCAAATGGCGGCAACGGCCCTGCCGATACCAGCCGCCGCCCCGCCCCCGCCACATTGCCGCCCGATCCCCCGCGCGAACCGGCGCCGGCCGACCAGCCCTGA
- a CDS encoding DUF885 domain-containing protein: protein MDRRSFLMSSGALALATALPAPLFAKIGDGDAALTTLLDAFFDESLDDSPESATSQGLDKGRHAALKGKLSDYSSAGRATQLARLRDRAKRLQAFDRNALTPLGRINYDVTDYLLTQGIKGYGDYDFGSADGTWAPYALSQLGGAYQAVPDFLDSQHGIETKGDADAYLQRLAGFATALDQNSERQRTEAALGVVAPDFSLDLTLTQLAALRSQPAGETVLVKSLARRTHEKGIAGDWAAMAETIVTRQIFPALDRQIALVGELRGKASKEAGVWRLARGADYYRDALANATTTTMTPDEIHRIGLEQVADLTARIDAILKVEGMTNGTVGERLTALNIDPKQLYPNNDAGRAELLASLNADIKKMNALLPRAFSTLPKAPIEVRRVPAFIQDGAPNGYYNPAALDGSRDAIYWINLKDTHDWPKYGLPALTYHEATPGHHLQGSLSQETQGIPILRRQTYFSAYGEGWALYAEGVAEELGAYGSDRLGVAGSLQSLLFRAVRLVIDTGIHAKRWTREQATDYMVANTGFTRPRSLREVERYCVWPGQACSYKVGHNKWMELRKRAETELGDKFDLRWFHDVLLDGAMPLTILEARIDERIKARKG from the coding sequence ATGGATCGCCGTTCGTTCCTCATGTCCTCGGGCGCGCTCGCCCTTGCCACCGCCCTGCCCGCGCCCCTGTTCGCCAAAATCGGCGATGGTGATGCGGCACTCACCACGCTGCTCGACGCCTTCTTCGACGAAAGCCTGGATGACAGCCCCGAATCCGCGACGAGCCAGGGCCTCGACAAGGGCCGGCACGCCGCGCTGAAGGGCAAGCTCAGCGATTATTCGAGCGCCGGTCGCGCGACCCAGTTGGCCCGGCTGCGCGATCGGGCAAAGCGCCTGCAGGCGTTCGATCGCAACGCGCTCACCCCACTCGGCCGGATCAATTATGACGTCACCGATTATCTGCTGACGCAGGGGATCAAGGGCTATGGCGACTATGATTTCGGATCAGCCGACGGCACCTGGGCGCCTTACGCGCTGAGCCAGCTGGGCGGAGCGTATCAGGCAGTTCCCGATTTCCTCGATTCGCAGCACGGGATCGAAACGAAGGGCGATGCCGACGCCTATCTCCAGCGCCTCGCCGGCTTCGCCACCGCACTCGACCAGAATAGCGAGCGCCAGCGCACCGAAGCGGCACTGGGCGTGGTTGCCCCGGATTTCTCGCTCGACCTGACATTGACCCAGCTGGCCGCGCTACGGAGCCAGCCGGCCGGCGAAACCGTGCTCGTCAAATCGCTCGCCCGGCGGACGCATGAAAAGGGCATTGCCGGCGACTGGGCGGCGATGGCCGAGACGATCGTCACCCGCCAGATATTCCCCGCGCTCGACCGGCAGATCGCGCTTGTTGGCGAACTGCGCGGCAAGGCGAGCAAGGAAGCCGGCGTGTGGCGGCTGGCACGCGGCGCGGACTATTATCGCGACGCCCTCGCCAATGCCACGACCACCACGATGACGCCCGACGAAATCCACCGGATCGGGCTGGAACAGGTGGCCGACCTGACCGCCCGGATCGATGCGATCCTGAAGGTCGAAGGGATGACCAACGGCACCGTCGGCGAACGGCTGACCGCGCTCAACATCGATCCCAAGCAGCTTTACCCCAATAACGATGCCGGCCGCGCCGAACTGCTCGCCAGCCTGAACGCCGATATCAAGAAGATGAACGCGCTGCTGCCGCGTGCCTTTTCCACCCTGCCCAAGGCCCCGATCGAGGTGCGCCGTGTTCCCGCGTTCATCCAGGATGGCGCGCCCAACGGCTATTACAATCCGGCCGCGCTGGATGGATCGCGCGACGCGATCTACTGGATCAACCTGAAAGATACGCATGACTGGCCGAAATATGGGCTGCCGGCGCTGACCTACCATGAAGCGACACCGGGCCACCATTTGCAGGGCAGCCTGTCGCAGGAAACACAGGGCATCCCGATCCTGCGCCGCCAGACCTATTTTTCGGCCTATGGCGAAGGCTGGGCGCTCTATGCCGAAGGCGTGGCCGAGGAACTGGGCGCTTATGGCAGCGACCGGCTGGGCGTGGCGGGCAGCCTTCAATCGTTATTGTTCCGGGCTGTCCGACTGGTGATCGACACCGGCATTCACGCCAAGCGGTGGACCCGCGAACAGGCGACGGACTATATGGTCGCCAACACCGGCTTCACCCGGCCCCGTTCGCTGCGCGAGGTGGAGCGGTACTGCGTGTGGCCGGGCCAAGCGTGCAGCTACAAGGTCGGCCACAACAAGTGGATGGAATTGCGCAAGCGCGCCGAAACCGAACTGGGTGACAAGTTCGACCTGCGCTGGTTCCATGATGTGCTGCTGGACGGCGCCATGCCCCTCACCATCCTCGAAGCAAGGATCGACGAACGGATCAAGGCGCGCAAGGGCTGA
- a CDS encoding cytochrome P450 produces MATCPHRTLLDLDNFANGTPRDQIDALRADHRILWEPDDYATGGHWLLFQQADIDHVLQSPDLFTNSQGPLLEDFPPEALAEQQQSLTFMDPPQHRRWRALVEYAFRSAALKAREPMMRDVATAILDTVMPKGECEFVTEVAMQLPMRVMFHVLGVREADFARVIDLTNTLALADDPEFAENRAAGFAASMELIAFGEALAADHRAAPRDSTTMDILNAEADGDRISDREFGRLFNNLIVGGIETTRNTLAWGMVEFIRHPDQYHMLQADPALVAGAVEEILRFRNPVVYLRRTARCDQELAGQKIRAGDKVACLLGSPNRDPALFDEPTRFDITRAPNLARRNMRTFGAGQHYCLGIQQAKMNLTVMIGEIARRIDNPRLLAEPVHARSIFLDGFKTLRLAFDERPS; encoded by the coding sequence ATGGCGACTTGCCCGCACCGCACGCTGCTCGATCTCGACAATTTCGCCAACGGCACCCCGCGCGACCAGATCGATGCGCTGCGCGCCGATCACCGCATCCTGTGGGAACCCGATGATTATGCCACGGGTGGCCACTGGCTGCTGTTCCAGCAGGCGGACATCGATCATGTCCTGCAAAGCCCGGACCTGTTCACCAATTCGCAAGGGCCGCTGCTGGAGGATTTCCCGCCCGAAGCCCTGGCCGAACAGCAGCAGAGCCTGACCTTCATGGATCCGCCGCAGCACCGCCGCTGGCGCGCGCTGGTGGAATATGCCTTCCGTTCCGCCGCCTTGAAGGCCCGCGAACCGATGATGCGCGACGTGGCGACCGCGATCCTCGACACCGTCATGCCCAAGGGCGAATGCGAGTTCGTGACCGAGGTGGCGATGCAGTTGCCGATGCGCGTGATGTTCCATGTGCTGGGCGTGCGCGAGGCCGATTTCGCGCGGGTGATCGACCTGACGAACACGCTGGCGCTGGCCGATGATCCCGAATTTGCCGAAAATCGCGCAGCAGGCTTTGCCGCGTCGATGGAACTGATCGCGTTCGGCGAGGCGCTGGCCGCGGATCACCGCGCGGCCCCGCGCGACAGCACGACGATGGACATCCTGAATGCGGAGGCCGATGGCGACCGCATATCCGACCGGGAGTTCGGCCGGCTGTTCAACAATCTGATCGTCGGCGGGATCGAAACCACCCGCAACACGCTGGCATGGGGCATGGTGGAGTTCATCCGCCACCCGGATCAGTACCATATGCTGCAGGCGGACCCGGCACTGGTGGCCGGCGCGGTCGAGGAAATCCTGCGGTTCCGCAACCCGGTGGTTTATCTGCGCCGCACCGCGCGGTGCGACCAGGAACTGGCGGGCCAGAAGATCCGCGCGGGCGACAAGGTGGCCTGCCTGCTGGGATCGCCCAACCGCGATCCGGCATTGTTCGACGAACCCACGCGATTCGACATCACCCGCGCGCCCAATCTAGCGCGACGCAACATGCGCACGTTCGGCGCGGGGCAGCATTATTGCCTGGGCATCCAGCAGGCGAAAATGAACCTGACGGTGATGATCGGCGAAATCGCCCGGCGGATCGACAATCCGCGCCTGCTGGCCGAACCGGTGCACGCGCGCTCGATCTTCCTCGACGGGTTCAAGACGCTGCGGCTGGCTTTCGACGAACGACCAAGCTGA
- a CDS encoding SMP-30/gluconolactonase/LRE family protein: MKDHVATQLADGFVFLEGPRWRDDALWVSDMWGHEVLRVTMDGVRETVCTVPERPSGLGFLPDGTLLVVSMVGRRVMRVENGELVLHADLSGLAGGDCNDMIVDETGAAYVGNFGYDLFGGATPAKADLIAIDRAGVARTVASALEFPNGMVLVEEGRTLVVAESWARRLLAFDRHTDGSLSHRRVYADLGGRSPDGIAVDAEDGIWVACYDTDEFVRVREGGVITDRIPIPGRHAIACALGGPDGRTLFCCTFSGDYTQMGTGARNSAIEIARVDVPAPGF; encoded by the coding sequence ATGAAGGACCATGTCGCGACGCAACTGGCCGACGGTTTCGTCTTTCTCGAAGGACCGCGATGGCGCGACGATGCCCTTTGGGTGTCGGACATGTGGGGCCATGAAGTGTTGCGCGTCACCATGGATGGCGTGCGCGAAACGGTCTGCACCGTGCCGGAACGGCCTTCGGGGCTGGGGTTTCTGCCCGATGGCACGTTGCTGGTCGTATCGATGGTCGGGCGGCGGGTGATGCGCGTCGAAAATGGCGAACTGGTGCTCCATGCCGACCTGTCCGGTCTTGCCGGTGGCGATTGCAACGACATGATCGTGGATGAAACCGGCGCCGCTTATGTCGGCAATTTCGGTTATGATCTGTTTGGTGGCGCGACGCCCGCCAAGGCGGATCTGATTGCGATCGATCGGGCCGGTGTCGCCCGCACCGTCGCCAGCGCGCTCGAATTTCCCAATGGCATGGTGCTGGTGGAGGAAGGGCGGACATTGGTGGTCGCCGAATCCTGGGCACGGCGCTTGCTGGCATTCGATCGCCACACTGATGGCAGCTTGTCGCACCGTCGCGTTTATGCGGATCTGGGCGGCCGTTCGCCCGATGGCATTGCGGTCGACGCCGAAGACGGCATCTGGGTGGCCTGCTATGACACGGATGAATTCGTCCGCGTCCGCGAAGGCGGGGTCATTACCGATCGCATTCCCATTCCCGGCCGACACGCCATTGCCTGCGCGCTGGGCGGGCCGGATGGCCGCACGCTTTTCTGCTGCACCTTTTCGGGGGATTATACGCAGATGGGCACCGGCGCGCGCAACAGCGCGATCGAAATCGCGCGTGTCGACGTGCCGGCGCCGGGATTTTAG
- a CDS encoding nuclear transport factor 2 family protein: protein MPMSLQYLIDKDAIEQVYVRYCEIVDAKSFDDMHEVFVEGATGDYTQALGPGVISPNRASLIASMHANLGPHSNCGPTHHNVGNFRVTVDGDTARAKVHYYAEHLGQGDYPGEQYSMWGQYEDDLVRTRDGWRVKARVYKCFLSRGPAGITGPRAS from the coding sequence ATGCCGATGTCGCTGCAATATCTGATCGACAAGGATGCGATCGAACAGGTTTACGTCCGCTATTGCGAGATCGTCGACGCCAAGAGCTTCGACGACATGCATGAGGTGTTCGTCGAAGGCGCGACCGGCGATTATACGCAGGCGCTTGGCCCCGGCGTGATCAGCCCCAACCGGGCAAGCCTGATCGCATCGATGCACGCCAACCTTGGGCCGCACTCAAATTGCGGACCGACCCACCATAATGTCGGCAATTTCCGCGTGACCGTGGATGGCGATACCGCGCGCGCCAAGGTGCATTATTATGCCGAGCATCTGGGCCAGGGCGATTATCCCGGCGAACAATATAGCATGTGGGGGCAATATGAAGACGATCTTGTCCGCACCCGTGACGGCTGGCGCGTGAAGGCGCGCGTCTACAAATGCTTCCTGTCGCGCGGACCGGCCGGCATAACCGGCCCGCGCGCAAGCTGA
- a CDS encoding quinone oxidoreductase family protein codes for MGETMRAMVLDNFGGPEVLHMAEIERPRAAPGNVVVQVAYASVNPADWKAREGWLSRYFQYQFPFVVGFDAAGIVAEVGEGVTDLKVGDRVVTASNQGLGERGSYAEYVASAVERCVKLPDHVSLIDAAAMPTAAITAYEATFDVGGAKDGATVLVNGGAGGTGSYAIQLAKMAGARVAATCGPANMDYVRSLGADVAINYREGNVGDAVRAWAPGGVDLVVDTVGQGTLLEAVEFTRNGGVIAPIGTLVPNEPTIDPARAEALGVRVVPTISSHINQPRQLRALVAALADGKIRAPEITIMPLDQAGAAHAKVQDGHVRGKIVLEVNSAIGR; via the coding sequence ATGGGCGAGACGATGCGCGCGATGGTGCTGGATAATTTCGGCGGCCCCGAGGTACTCCACATGGCAGAAATCGAACGGCCGCGCGCAGCACCCGGCAACGTCGTCGTTCAGGTGGCTTATGCCAGCGTCAACCCGGCCGACTGGAAAGCCCGCGAAGGTTGGCTGTCGCGCTACTTCCAATATCAGTTCCCGTTCGTCGTCGGTTTTGACGCAGCCGGGATCGTGGCCGAAGTGGGCGAAGGCGTGACCGACCTGAAGGTGGGCGATCGCGTCGTCACCGCATCCAATCAGGGTTTGGGCGAACGCGGTTCTTACGCCGAATATGTCGCGTCGGCGGTGGAACGCTGCGTCAAGCTGCCCGATCATGTGTCGCTGATCGATGCCGCAGCCATGCCGACCGCAGCGATCACCGCCTATGAAGCCACATTCGACGTTGGCGGCGCCAAGGACGGTGCAACAGTGCTGGTCAACGGTGGCGCGGGCGGCACCGGCAGCTATGCGATCCAGCTTGCCAAGATGGCCGGCGCGCGGGTGGCGGCGACCTGCGGCCCGGCCAATATGGATTATGTCCGCAGCCTGGGCGCAGACGTCGCCATCAATTACCGGGAAGGCAATGTTGGCGATGCGGTGCGTGCGTGGGCGCCCGGCGGGGTCGATCTGGTGGTCGATACGGTTGGTCAGGGCACGCTGCTAGAGGCGGTTGAGTTCACCCGGAATGGCGGCGTGATCGCGCCAATCGGAACGCTGGTCCCGAACGAGCCGACGATCGATCCGGCGCGGGCCGAGGCGTTGGGCGTGCGCGTGGTACCGACGATTTCCAGCCATATCAACCAGCCGCGCCAATTGCGGGCGCTGGTCGCGGCCCTCGCCGACGGCAAGATCCGCGCGCCGGAAATCACCATCATGCCGCTGGATCAGGCGGGGGCAGCCCATGCCAAGGTTCAGGACGGCCATGTCCGTGGCAAGATCGTGCTGGAAGTCAACAGCGCCATCGGGCGCTAG
- a CDS encoding alpha/beta hydrolase, translated as MTDETPSTSLHLVDPDLRDGLAAFPSFTLSDDLMPILRAQGLATDQSPPMGPAAGVSFERIMVPGRDGAPDVPCHLFIPPDRNGLSGGYLHIHGGGYVLGDAAMSDPSNRSIAAALGVVVLSVDYRLAPETRWPGAVEDCYAALGWLHANAERLGIDPQRIAIGGESAGGGHTASLALVARDRGEYPICHQHLIYPMIDDRTGSSEPALPFTGEYVWTAGSNAYGWSALLGHPAGTGEPPLHAVPARTDNLAGLPPTFIGTGALDLFVGENLDYGRRLIAAGVPTELIVAPGAYHGFNGFAPDAPVSRAFNEASLAALGRAIG; from the coding sequence GTGACCGACGAGACGCCATCCACCAGCCTGCATCTTGTCGATCCCGATCTGCGTGACGGACTGGCCGCGTTCCCATCATTCACCCTGTCCGACGACCTGATGCCGATCCTGCGCGCGCAGGGGCTGGCGACCGACCAGTCCCCGCCAATGGGGCCGGCGGCGGGCGTATCGTTCGAACGGATAATGGTGCCGGGCCGCGATGGCGCGCCGGATGTGCCGTGCCACCTGTTCATTCCGCCCGATCGCAACGGCCTGAGCGGGGGTTATCTGCACATCCATGGCGGCGGCTATGTGCTGGGCGATGCCGCGATGAGCGACCCGAGCAACCGTTCGATCGCGGCCGCGCTGGGCGTCGTCGTCCTGTCGGTCGATTATCGCCTGGCGCCCGAAACCCGCTGGCCGGGCGCGGTTGAGGATTGCTACGCCGCATTGGGCTGGCTGCACGCCAATGCCGAACGGCTGGGTATCGATCCGCAGCGCATCGCGATCGGCGGCGAAAGTGCGGGCGGCGGGCATACCGCGTCGCTCGCGCTGGTTGCGCGCGACCGCGGCGAATATCCGATCTGCCACCAGCACCTGATCTACCCGATGATCGACGACCGCACGGGATCGAGCGAACCGGCTCTGCCCTTCACCGGCGAATATGTGTGGACGGCCGGATCGAACGCCTATGGCTGGTCCGCGCTGCTCGGCCACCCGGCCGGCACGGGCGAACCGCCGCTGCATGCGGTTCCCGCGCGCACCGATAATCTGGCCGGGTTGCCACCCACCTTCATCGGCACCGGCGCGCTCGACCTCTTTGTCGGCGAGAATCTCGATTATGGCCGCCGCCTGATCGCTGCCGGCGTGCCGACCGAACTGATCGTGGCACCCGGCGCTTACCATGGCTTCAACGGCTTCGCGCCCGATGCGCCTGTTTCGCGCGCCTTCAACGAAGCGAGCCTTGCAGCGCTGGGCCGCGCCATCGGCTGA